A part of Solibacillus sp. FSL H8-0538 genomic DNA contains:
- a CDS encoding DUF6612 family protein has product MKKLFMGVTVGVAVLSLAACGSSADLTTGTTEKSDLTLEQVYDKAIERQESMQSAKANIVMDQVTAMTLEGEEMNMTSSTNMDMEMTVKPVAFFVDGTVTMEMAGESEAMDMPLQMYMTEADGFYMNDFMTGGWSKLPENLTEDMLAQMGAQADASEQLKQLKGFINDFTFEQTDDAYILTLVADGEKFNEVMLGQVMGSLNQLGEDEQSLLEGITFEDAKYVITIDKKTFDTVKMDMDFIMNMDVMGQQSKVDTKSTVTYSEFDNVDTITIPQEVLDTATETAF; this is encoded by the coding sequence GTGAAAAAATTATTTATGGGTGTAACGGTTGGAGTGGCTGTGTTGTCACTGGCAGCATGTGGTTCTAGTGCTGATCTCACTACGGGCACAACAGAAAAGTCAGATTTAACATTAGAACAAGTATATGACAAGGCAATTGAACGCCAAGAAAGTATGCAAAGTGCAAAGGCGAATATTGTAATGGATCAAGTTACAGCGATGACATTAGAAGGGGAAGAAATGAATATGACATCCTCAACGAATATGGATATGGAAATGACTGTGAAACCGGTCGCTTTTTTCGTTGATGGCACGGTGACGATGGAGATGGCAGGCGAAAGTGAAGCAATGGATATGCCGCTACAAATGTACATGACAGAGGCAGACGGGTTTTATATGAATGACTTTATGACAGGCGGCTGGTCGAAACTACCTGAAAATTTAACGGAAGATATGTTAGCCCAAATGGGAGCGCAAGCGGATGCTTCAGAGCAATTAAAGCAGCTAAAAGGGTTTATTAATGATTTTACATTTGAGCAAACGGATGATGCATATATTTTAACATTAGTTGCAGATGGCGAAAAATTTAATGAAGTAATGTTAGGTCAAGTAATGGGATCGCTCAATCAATTAGGAGAAGACGAGCAGTCACTACTAGAGGGCATAACGTTTGAAGATGCCAAGTATGTCATCACAATTGATAAGAAAACATTTGATACAGTAAAAATGGACATGGATTTCATTATGAATATGGATGTTATGGGACAACAGTCAAAAGTCGACACAAAATCAACGGTTACATATAGCGAGTTTGATAATGTTGACACGATTACGATCCCACAAGAAGTACTAGATACAGCAACAGAAACAGCATTTTAA